The nucleotide sequence AGGTCTCCGATGACAAGCTCGCAGACTGTAACGACGCCGCGCCCCTGACTGAACCAGTTTCCAAAGTGGACAAGGTTTAAGTGTTGCGCTATATTAGAGACAAATACGAGACGTGTGGGCGCCAGTTGCGGGCGCTCATGGGGCGGCGGGAGAGAAGTATTAAAGCCCATCGTATCGCCGTTTCATAAAATCCTCTGCGGGCGTCCCCCCATCCCGCTTTCTGCTCCCTGTTGGAGAGGAAAAACCAGAGCATAAGCTCAACGGCAATGGCGATGATGCCTGCAACCGGATTTATAAGAAATATGGTCGCGATGCAGGCGAGACCTCCCACCAGACTGAGGCTCCAGGGGACCCTTATCTTTGGGCGCCAGGACGGGTCGCCGGAGAGGGTCTCGAAGGCGGCGGTGATGTTTATAATTCCGTAAGTCGTCAAAAAGAAGATCGTGACCACGGTCGCTATGTTGTTGAGGTCTCCGAGGAAGACGGCGCAAAGTCCGATCGCGATCGACAACAAAAGGCTCCCCGAGAGGTTATGGGCTTTCCTCCTTTGCCCACCAAATATTCTGGGCGCAATCCTGTCCATCGACAGGGCCTGGAGCGTCCGGGGGGCGCCGAGCATGGAGCCCACGGCAGAGGAGAAGGCCGCACCGAGTAGCCCGGGAAGGATCAGACAATAACCGTAAGGGGCCGCGATGTATATCCAGACCAGATCGTCGCCGCGTAGCTTTGCTCCGCTTGCCCCCATAACGAGGAGCACCGGAATAATTAAGTATATGATAAATCCCGTGACCACGGCAAGGATGGCCCCCCTCGGGATGGACCGCTTTGGATCGCTCAGGTCGCCGGAAAGGCCCAGGCCCGCCATTACGCCCGTTACGACGGGGAAGAAAATCGAAAAGCCGTACCAGAAGCCGATCTCGCCGGTGGGGGCAGATACGGGAAAGGGACTGCCCCATGCCCTGTATATCGAGAATACGGCGAGCGACAGGATGGATATGCCGACAAATACCATTATCGGGATCTGCGTGCGCAGCGCCTTCTTGGCGCCCGTAAAGGCGAGGAGGCCCACCACAATGATAATGGCGAAGGTTACCGGCTGCAGGGGTATGTGTCGTGCCAAAAGATCTTGATCGATTCGGCGAGGCCGTAGGCATAGAGCGTTACCGAAAAGGACTGGGACAAAAAGAGGGGAAATCCGATCGTGCCGCCGATCTCGAGCCCCATGCTCCGGGAGATGATGTAGTATGCCCCACCGACTCCGAGGCGGTTGTTAGTCGCCACGGCCGAAAAGGAGAGACTGGTTATCAGCGTGATGATGTTTGAGATGATGACGATGATTATCATCCGGGAGAGGCCGAGGCGGCCGGTGAGCCAGCCCACCCTCAAATACATGATAATGCCGAGAATCGTGAGAATCGTGGGGAGGTAGACTCCGAGGAAAGTGCCGAGTTTTTTATCGCTCTCTATAGCCATTGTGTTTAAAAAATTCAGTACCTAAATTTTGGGGTTCTCAAAGGGGCTTCCGATGCCGGTTTTCCTCAATATGCGGGATTGAAATGGAAAATCCTTTTGACGTTCAACAAAAGACCTATCTCTTCGGCGTGAATTGTGCGAAATACAAGGTGTTTGTATCCTAACAAAACGGCCCTGGAAAAGCAAGTCCATAATATTTCATGTCAAATAAATATAAGGGATTGTAGCACTCGGCACAGCCTTGTTTTTGATCTGTCAAGAAAAAAAGTGTGATTTGTGTCATAGAAGATTGGGGGGCGAAGATATAATAATAAACGACTGTATTTTTGACAAGATTTCAATGCATTACGGGAGGAATTCCGATTACTATTTGGATTGACACGATAATCCCTTTCAGTTAAAATAAGGGTAAATATTGGTGGAAAGGCTTTGTAACCAGAAGTTTATCAATTTACAATATGGAGGTAAAAATGGGACTTTTTAAATTCATCAAGACTGCCGGAGAGGCGATCTTCAAAAAGGGAGACAAAAAAGAAGAGAATATCGAAAAGCACATAAAGGAGAGGATGGGGGGTCAGGTAAAGAGCATCGAGGCGAAAGTGGAAGACGGCGTGGTGACTCTGACGGGCGTTTGTGATTCACAGGATACGATCGAGAAGGTGATCCTCCTTGCGGGAAATATCGAGGGCGTGGAGAGCGTCAACGGCGACGGATTGAAGGTTGAATCGGGCAAGGCGGGAGACGAGTCCGAGTTTTACACAATAGTGAAGGGGGACAGCCTCTGGAAGATAGCCAAAAAATATTACGGTGACGGCAATAAATACCCGGTCTTATTCGAGGCAAATCGTGAAGTCATTAAGAACCCCGATCTAATCTATCCCGGACAGGTTATTAGGGTTCCGGCGCTAAAGTAAGATTGCTCGGGCGCCCCTTATTCGGGCCAAAAACCAGTAAACAAATCAAAAACCGGCGGCCTTTTAAACCGCCTTCGATCAATCGCGTGAAAAAACGGCCTGTAAAGGGGGGAATAGGGTCTGTTGAATTAGAAACGGCGCTGCATATTATAAGAGGGTCTTGGAAACGCTCCGGCTCTGGGGCTGTTTCAAGGGTGCATTGGGATTAAGGATTTGAAATGTCAAACAAAAACGGTGTGGATCTAAAGGGTATTTTCACCTTCGCCCTGGCCATCTTAGTTGTCTTGAGCGCATTGTATTTGTGTCTGGAAAAATACTTCGAGCGCGCCGATCTCCTTTATCTGGACGGCGCTGTAGAGACAAAACGTCCCTGGAGCAACAAGTGGATTGCAGTTACCGAAGACACGAAGATCTGCCGGGGGTCGGAGATAAAGACGGGAGATGCGGGGACCGTGGAGCTCGAGCTTCCCG is from Candidatus Zymogenus saltonus and encodes:
- the lysM gene encoding peptidoglycan-binding protein LysM gives rise to the protein MGLFKFIKTAGEAIFKKGDKKEENIEKHIKERMGGQVKSIEAKVEDGVVTLTGVCDSQDTIEKVILLAGNIEGVESVNGDGLKVESGKAGDESEFYTIVKGDSLWKIAKKYYGDGNKYPVLFEANREVIKNPDLIYPGQVIRVPALK